The Choloepus didactylus isolate mChoDid1 chromosome 15, mChoDid1.pri, whole genome shotgun sequence genome segment GCTGTATTTGTAGACGTGTACTCTGCCTGAATTGTGACAACTTCATTTTTAGCTTCAATAGGAACGTAGTTTGGCTACTCTAGAAAGTCTTAAGAGTATCCTCTGCCTCTCAGGTAGGCAGGTTGCCATTgcatctgcatgatttttcaatattttagctTATCTGCATGTCATGTGGCACCAAGTAGAAATTCTTGATATTGAAGGATGGCTCATTTTCAGGACATCATATTGGGTACATTAGGAAAGGGTCTGCTCTCTCAGAGAAAGGCAAGGAGTTATGGTAagtttgttgtttgttgttgaCACTGGGGTTGGTTGGAGTTTTGAAAGagagacactttaaaaaaatctttctcgGTAGTGTCATAAAACACAACATGTAATTTAAAACCCATTTGGATAATTGACTGATTTGACAAGAAGACAACCTCAGAATTAAACTATATATTAGAATCAAGAAGGGATATGATTGTATACCATCAGTACGTAACACTTTGCTATTTTGATCGGTGTCTCATAAGGGACTAAAGCAAATATACATATTTCCCCTAACGTTTCtgtaatttagatttttttgtttaGAGCTGTGATTGGGGAGTAATAAAGCTTTACAGAAACTCTGTGAGCTGATAGACAAGCATGTTTTCAAGAAAAACTGCTGTGTGTAATGTTCGATTTCATAGCAAAGCGTGTCGGTGTATTTGGCTTCCTTCTGACTGTCATTTAAAATGTCTTCTCAGGTTTCATCAGAGCAAGAGAAGGAACAAGAGACTTTAAACCATAAGAGCATCCCTGAGCCTCTCTCAGCAGCAGACATGAAGAAGAAAACTGAAGGGTACCAGGATTTTGCAGCAAGGCCCCTGGCGTCTAGAGCAGACCGGGAAAAGGATGACGACACAGAGCAGGGTTCCAACAGCGAGAAGGTGGTGGAGGAGAGGGCGGAGAAGGGAGCTGCCCCTCCACTCCCAGCAGCAACTCTGGCCCCTGAAAGGGATCCTGCCCTGATCGCCGGGGCTGGCAAACAGTCACTCAGCTCTCCCACTGCCCTTGTGGACTCAAAACCAGAACCCAAGCCCTGCTGCTTTACAGAGAGCCCCGAGAACGAACTCCAAGAAGCATCCTTCCCCAGCTTCCCCACCCCGCAGCCACCATTGGCAAACCAGAATGAGGTGGAAGATGACAAGCTGCCAGCAATGGCAGATTACATCGCCAACTGCACTGTGAAGGTGGACCAGCTGGGCAGTGACGACATCCAGAGTGCGCTGAAGCAGACCCCGAAGGTCCTCGTGGTCCAGTCGTTTGACATGTTCAAAGACAAAGATCTGACTGGGCCCATGAACGAGAACCATGGGCTTAATTACACTCCCCTGCTCTACTCGAGGGGCAACCCAGGCATCATGTCCCCACTGGCCAAGAAAAAACTTCTGTCCCAGGTGAGCGGGGCCAGCCTCTCCAGCAGTTACCCCTACGGCTCCCCACCACCTTTGATCAGCAAAAAGAAACTCATTGCAAGGGAAGATCTGTGCTCAGGTTTGTCACAGGCCCACCATGGGCAAACCACTGACCACATGGCAGTCAACCGGCCGTCCGTGATTCAGCACGTCCAGAGTTTCAGAAGCAAGCCCTCGGAGGAGAGGAAGATCATCAACGACATTTTTAAGCACGACAAACTGAGTCGATCGGATCAGCACCGCTGCAGCTTCTCCAAGCATCATCATCTTAGCAACCTTGCTGACTCCTACGTCCTGAAGCAAGAAATGCATGAGGGCAAGGATAAACTATTAGAGAAGAGGGCACTGCCCCATTCCCATATGCCTAGCTTCCTAGCAGATTTTTACTCATCTCCCCATCTCCATAGCCTCTATAGACACACCGAACATCATCTTCATAGTGAGCAGACATCAAAGTATCCTTCCAGGGACATATACAGAGAATCGGAAAACAGTTCTTTTCCTTCCCATAAGCACCACGAAAAGCTCCATGTAAATTATCTGGCCTCTCTGCATCTGCAGGACAAAAAGTCCACTGCAGCGGAAGCTCCTACCGACGATCAGCCCACGGATCTGAGCCTGCCCAAGAACCCGCACAAACTGACCGGCAAGGTCCTGGGCCTGGCCCCCTCGGCCACCGGGCCCCAGGAAGGCAAAGGGGGCCCCCACTTCCAGGTCATCGGCAGCCAGGGTCGAGACTGTCACCCCAAAGCCTGTCGGGTATCACCCATGACCATGTCAGCCCCCAAAAAATACTCCGAATCCCTTTCAAGATCGGGAAAACCCCACCATGTGAGATTGGAGAATTTCAGGAAGATGGAAGGCATGGTCCACCCCATCCTGCACCGGAAAATGAGCCCCCAGAACATTGGCGCAGCACGTCCCATCAAGCGCAGCCTGGAGGATTTGGACCTTGTGATTGCCGGGAAAAAGGCCCGGGCAGTGTCGCCTCTGGACACTTCCAAGGAggtctctgggaaggagaaggccTCCGACCAGGAGTGTGAAGGCAGCAAGGCAGCCCACGGGGGGCATCCTGCAGGTGGATCAGAAGGCCACAAGCTCCCGCTCTCCTCGCCCATCTTCCCGGGTTTGTATTCTGGGAGCCTGTGTAACTCGGGCCTCAACTCCAGGCTCCCAGCTGGATATTCTCATTCTCTGCAGTACTTGAAAAACCAGACCGTGCTCTCTCCACTCATGCAGCCCCTGGCTTTCCACTCGCTTGTGATGCAAAGAGGAATTTTTACATCACCAACGAATTCCCAGCAGTTGTACAGACACTTGGCTGCGGCCACACCTGTAGGAAGTTCGTACGGTGACCTTTTGCACAACAGCATTTATCCTTTAGCTGCTATAAATCCTCAAGCTGCCTTTCCATCCTCCCAGCTGTCGTCCGTACACCCCAGTACAAAACTGTAAGCCCAGCTCTACCCAGCATCCAAAATGGGCATGGCCAACAGAGCATCAGTCCTTAACCTCGGGTTGATGTCTTATAGAATTAGAAGTCAAGATTTCTTCTAATCTGGGGGTGAGATCAGTCCCAGCCACAGAAGCCGAGAGGTGAGGTGAATAAGCCTGATTTTTCTGGGATGACTCCAGCCTTGGCTGGTCAGTTTCTACCCCCTTCCAACAAGGATGCTCCTGTGCCCTCAGATCATTTTGCTTTGCACGTGGATTTTGTGAAGGGATTTCTGTATGTCCAGGAAGAACTTAGAGGATCCCATCTGAGTTCATATGATCAGGAGACAATCTGGGGCAAAAAAAGGGGCAGGCATTTCATAAGGAGGGGCAAGAGAGACTGGCAAACATATGTCAAGAGATGCCCTTCCATTCATAAAACTCTTTAAGGTTCAATCAATGCAATGTATAGTGAAACTTCAATAGACCTTTCATTTTGACACTATTAAACAATCCAGAGAAGTAAACACTGTTAAATTGACTGTATATATTTGCTTCTTAAAACTACCCGTATCACTGTTTGCTCACTTAATTTATATACAGGTAGTTCcattttctcccagttccttcttgtcccttttttttttttttttttttttttcctaattaaacaGTATGGCCTTTGTTTGCaggtcttttgtttttgttttgttttgttttaaaggctAACTGACTGTCCTAGTTGTTGATGTGTGTTTGTAATTTTTCCACATCTTATAATTTTGAGCAGCTTTGGGTGGTAAAGTTAATGTTTACAAATTGAAGCAACTGATCCTAgtggaacaaatgaaaaagaaacagtcgAGCACACAATAGTGCAAAGAACGTTCCTTTGCAGATCCACAACTTAAGGATTTTGTTCCTCATAAATGGCATAGTTGAAAGAGCTTATGCACTGCTTACCCGGCCAAATGCTTTGCTTTGAAGTATTGGGTTCTGTGAAAATATTGAGGATTGTACTTACCTTATCTAGGCTGTGAAACTGTCCTACATACCAGAGCAATCATAAAAACAGAAACCTCATTGGCAGCAAGCCGCTGAATAACAACAGAGTCTAAAGGACATATTTGTGGGCTGCACAGATATTTTAGGAATTTCAGAAATTAGAACAGGAGCCAAAATGATTTACATTGGTTTTCGCACTGATCCCTTCAACTGGTCTGGAAGAGGGGGTCGGGAACAAGATGGAGCTCAAGTgtccagaagagaaggagcagctgGAGGCCTGGGTGCCAGATCCCTTTCTTTTTCTAGGTAATAGGTAGCAACATTGCCTTCAGCAAGTTGGCTTCTTCTCATCCCCAAGAAGAACCTCCCAGACCACATCTTTGGGGATAATTGGCATACTGGATTACCCATTTCAAAAGAAATCCATCGTCTTTGGGTTTGTGGGCCGTGAGTTTTCTGCGTATGCACGGCATGCACATAAGgtggtttatttcattttgctaacCACCTGGTGCTACAGTCCACATTCTGATGTCTTTCTTTTATTGTTGGAAATAAATGGTCAGGCTGTTCGAGCAGTCAGAAGTTGTGGAGAACGTATGTTGTCATTCTTGCCACTTTATTTCATTGGCTACCAAGATGTACCATCAAGGCGGACGCGTTTCTAAGTGTATTAAAGTCAATCGATACGGAGTGGATTTTCTTTCCAAGTTCATCCCTGCTGAAGACTGTTTTGACCAACTCCCCAGCCCACCCTCACCCTCCCAACACTACCAGTAGACATTTGAACCAGAGTTAACCAAGCCTTTTACCTCTGAGATTTTTAATTCTATGAAAATTGGTGACAATTTTCAACTTCCAAATAGGTAACTCAACTGCAAAATAATCAAAACTGGTAGCAATGAAACTACGGCTCTTAAACAAAGCCATGCATGCCATGCATTTATACTGAAATGTCTCCATGATATGAAGCCAAATATACAATGTAACATACTTAATATCCAAAGGTGGAATCAAAAGAATGTAGAGATCCAGTGTTAAGAGTTCCATTTGCTTCAATTAATTATTTACCTTCCTGtggaataatatatatatatttaatagaaCAATAGATAGACTAGTAGAATTTAGATTATAAATGTGTGAGTGCAGATTATCCTGCTATTGCAcaagttggggaggggggtggggatcTCAATTCCAGCTGGCAAAACGCTAGCCAGGACACATATGAGAAAGTTGCACTAGATTGAATGGTCACAGAATTGGAGgacatggaagagaaaagaaactctGGTGGTTCTGCAGCAGACGTGGGCTAGATCATACATGGTTACTATGAGAGTTCATTTCTCAAAGAAAACGGGGGCTGTCTGTCCCTGCTGGAGCTCACCTGTCCGTTTGGGATAAGGGGCATTTCCCCACTGCAGTGATTTCAGTCTGGTTTCACCGTGTTGAAATTCAGTCACACCATCTTCAAACAATGTTAACATAgtccagcttttgtttttctcatctctTCCGAGAGGAGACTCACTGTTTCTGTCTGAGGAAGCTCGCACCCCCGGCAAGATATCAGGACAAATAAAGAGAAACACGGGGGTATACATTCCCAACAGAAGCAGTGtgttatttgttttaaaactctGAACAAAAATCTTGGAAATCTTTCAAAAAAAGACCATTGAATTCGTCATGGGCTGagaactactttttaaaaagtcttaaatAGGGCTTTGTTTGCATTGTTTGAGTTCAAGGGGCCTTATTATTGAATGGAATTGCACAAGCCTTTCTTTGTGCAATCAAACCATTGTTATTAGTAGTTTTGTAAAGGAAACTGTGGAATCTAATTGGCAGTGGAGTCGTAAATCTATTTACTGAGTGTGGCTTCCAAGAAATGTTGCAATTCAAACTGCACTAAGTCCGTGATTTATTGGAGATTTGgagatttttaaatcatatttttaaaaacctctccATGCAACTTCTGGTTGAACTTTTGGCAACTCGACATTAAAAACAGAGCCCAACCGAGTTTCAGAATTAAGTCTTCTCCTAGCAAGTGATTCGAACTTGTAATATTTGCCACAGGACTGACTTATTTATTTCCTAGCTAGAAGCGATTAATTTCACTTGTTTATCAGGGCTTATACAGAAGGGTTTGTTAAAACTCATTGTTGACTTTACAACTTTCTGACCTGGTGCATGAATTCTCAAGTACTGTATTTCACTGTGTTGGTGTGTCTGATGGAAATTTCGAGGTGGGtcccacaaaaatattttatgtagtgTGCCTTCAAAGAGAACCATTTATTTCTCTTCACTTATTGTTCCACAAAGTCATATTTGCTGGTTGTCGGCCAAGTCCCATCTGGTCCAGTTTTACTCTTGTCCCAGTTTtaaagagaaatggggaagaTTTCGCCCTGGTGAGACTCACACCACTGCAATGATTTTCTTGAGCACTTACACTCCAGTGTTGGCTGTTGATGTATTTGATATTCTGCTTGTCTCCCCATGGTTGAAATATGTCCGAAGAATAGCAGCATAATAATCTCTTGGCTGTTTAtacttttttaaactttcctgtgTTGTAAATATTGTATACTTTTGGTGATCCCAGCTATGTAGCCTCTATGTTCTGTAAGGTGATTATTTGTATATAGCAACATGGCCCAGTGATACTATATCGTTTCCCAATGGAGAGGTTATTGAGTAACCTTTGCATTAGTTTAACACTACCAGAAGAGTGCTGAGCCAACTATTAAACACTCAATTTTGTATGTTTTCCAAATTGTACTTATTACTGCTTTTGATACTGTATTACGTGCCAATAGTTTCCCAATCACATAGCAGGCAAGAGATATTTTGTACTTTTTGATCCActgtaatatttaataaaaaatgttacTATCTGTTTCCTTTTGTGTGTAATAATTCTGTGACTTCTTCCTGAGCAGCCCTGAGGCCTCCCCAGAGGACTTAACACCCCTTCCTCTCCAAATTGGAGAGTAATAATGGCAGTAATAGTGCTGATGACGATTTCTGTCACTCATTGAGAACCTACTGGCTGCCCAGTTGCACATACTATCTCTAATCTTCACAACCTCAGGTAAATATGGTTAGGCCCATTTTGCTGATGAGAAACATAAGCGCAGAGAGATAAATCAGCTTGCCTAAGATCACCTGACTAATAAATGGCAGAGTGGAGATTTGAACCCGTAGCTCTTAAGTCTGTGCACTCCTCTCCTGGCAGACAGCATATGTTACTGCTTATTTATTCCATCAACAAAGACCTACTCAGGTGCCAGGGCTACTGCTAGGAATTGGGAGTGCAATGGTGAGTAAAAGATATGTTGTCTCCCGAGCTTACAAATCTTCTGGGAAAGAGAATTAATCCAATTACCACCATTTACATGGAAAATTTCAACATAGCCTCCTTCCTGGGGAGAGGAGTGATTGTGAAGAGGAAGTGATGATTAAAGTGATACATGAAGGATAAGTGTGAATTAActaggtgaggaaattgagggaaGAGAAGTCCAAGCACAGGgtacagcatgtgcaaaggccctgaggcaggaacacATTTGGCTTACAAGACTTGGAAAAGGCCTGTGCAGCTGAAGCTTAGTTTCAGGATCAAGAGGATGAGGTTGTGATGGAGTTAGAGAGTGTAGCAGGGGCCAGCCAGATAGGCCCCAGTTGACCAGG includes the following:
- the ARID5B gene encoding AT-rich interactive domain-containing protein 5B isoform X2; this translates as MEPNSLQWVGSPCGLHGPYIFYKAFQFHLEGKPRILSLGDFFFVRCTPKDPICIAELQLLWEERTSRQLLSSSKLYFLPEDTPQGRNSDHGEDEVIAVSEKVIVKLEDLVKWVHSDFSKWRCGLQAGPVKTEALGRNGQKEALLKYRQSTLNSGLNFKDVLKEKADLGEDEEETNVIVLSYPQYCRYRSMLKRIQDKPSSILMDQFALALGGIAVVSKNPQILYCRDTFDHPTLIENESICDEFAPNLKGRPRKKKSCPQRRDSFSGVKDSNNNSDGKAVAKVKCEARSALTKTKNNHNNCKKVSNEEKPKVAVGEECRADEQAFLVALYKYMKERKTPIERIPYLGFKQINLWTMFQAAQKLGGYETITARRQWKHIYDELGGNPGSTSAATCTRRHYERLILPYERFIKGEEDKPLPPIKPRKQENSSQENENKTKVSGTKRIKHENPKSKKEKENAPKPQDASEVSCSPPQEDLGNTCPAAVFWSPEYMALSLCVCIARVSSEQEKEQETLNHKSIPEPLSAADMKKKTEGYQDFAARPLASRADREKDDDTEQGSNSEKVVEERAEKGAAPPLPAATLAPERDPALIAGAGKQSLSSPTALVDSKPEPKPCCFTESPENELQEASFPSFPTPQPPLANQNEVEDDKLPAMADYIANCTVKVDQLGSDDIQSALKQTPKVLVVQSFDMFKDKDLTGPMNENHGLNYTPLLYSRGNPGIMSPLAKKKLLSQVSGASLSSSYPYGSPPPLISKKKLIAREDLCSGLSQAHHGQTTDHMAVNRPSVIQHVQSFRSKPSEERKIINDIFKHDKLSRSDQHRCSFSKHHHLSNLADSYVLKQEMHEGKDKLLEKRALPHSHMPSFLADFYSSPHLHSLYRHTEHHLHSEQTSKYPSRDIYRESENSSFPSHKHHEKLHVNYLASLHLQDKKSTAAEAPTDDQPTDLSLPKNPHKLTGKVLGLAPSATGPQEGKGGPHFQVIGSQGRDCHPKACRVSPMTMSAPKKYSESLSRSGKPHHVRLENFRKMEGMVHPILHRKMSPQNIGAARPIKRSLEDLDLVIAGKKARAVSPLDTSKEVSGKEKASDQECEGSKAAHGGHPAGGSEGHKLPLSSPIFPGLYSGSLCNSGLNSRLPAGYSHSLQYLKNQTVLSPLMQPLAFHSLVMQRGIFTSPTNSQQLYRHLAAATPVGSSYGDLLHNSIYPLAAINPQAAFPSSQLSSVHPSTKL
- the ARID5B gene encoding AT-rich interactive domain-containing protein 5B isoform X4 gives rise to the protein MEPNSLQWVGSPCGLHGPYIFYKAFQFHLEGKPRILSLGDFFFVRCTPKDPICIAELQLLWEERTSRQLLSSSKLYFLPEDTPQGRNSDHGEDEVIAVSEKVIVKLEDLVKWVHSDFSKWRCGLQAGPVKTEALGRNGQKEALLKYRQSTLNSGLNFKDVLKEKADLGEDEEETNVIVLSYPQYCRYRSMLKRIQDKPSSILMDQFALALGGIAVVSKNPQILYCRDTFDHPTLIENESICDEFAPNLKGRPRKKKSCPQRRDSFSGVKDSNNNSDGKAVAKVKCEARSALTKTKNNHNNCKKVSNEEKPKVAVGEECRADEQAFLVALYKYMKERKTPIERIPYLGFKQINLWTMFQAAQKLGGYETITARRQWKHIYDELGGNPGSTSAATCTRRHYERLILPYERFIKGEEDKPLPPIKPRKQENSSQENENKTKVSGTKRIKHENPKSKKEKENAPKPQDASEVSSEQEKEQETLNHKSIPEPLSAADMKKKTEGYQDFAARPLASRADREKDDDTEQGSNSEKVVEERAEKGAAPPLPAATLAPERDPALIAGAGKQSLSSPTALVDSKPEPKPCCFTESPENELQEASFPSFPTPQPPLANQNEVEDDKLPAMADYIANCTVKVDQLGSDDIQSALKQTPKVLVVQSFDMFKDKDLTGPMNENHGLNYTPLLYSRGNPGIMSPLAKKKLLSQVSGASLSSSYPYGSPPPLISKKKLIAREDLCSGLSQAHHGQTTDHMAVNRPSVIQHVQSFRSKPSEERKIINDIFKHDKLSRSDQHRCSFSKHHHLSNLADSYVLKQEMHEGKDKLLEKRALPHSHMPSFLADFYSSPHLHSLYRHTEHHLHSEQTSKYPSRDIYRESENSSFPSHKHHEKLHVNYLASLHLQDKKSTAAEAPTDDQPTDLSLPKNPHKLTGKVLGLAPSATGPQEGKGGPHFQVIGSQGRDCHPKACRVSPMTMSAPKKYSESLSRSGKPHHVRLENFRKMEGMVHPILHRKMSPQNIGAARPIKRSLEDLDLVIAGKKARAVSPLDTSKEVSGKEKASDQECEGSKAAHGGHPAGGSEGHKLPLSSPIFPGLYSGSLCNSGLNSRLPAGYSHSLQYLKNQTVLSPLMQPLAFHSLVMQRGIFTSPTNSQQLYRHLAAATPVGSSYGDLLHNSIYPLAAINPQAAFPSSQLSSVHPSTKL
- the ARID5B gene encoding AT-rich interactive domain-containing protein 5B isoform X1 — its product is MCVNVSGNRCVCSDGHIIYLVLFSPLQWVGSPCGLHGPYIFYKAFQFHLEGKPRILSLGDFFFVRCTPKDPICIAELQLLWEERTSRQLLSSSKLYFLPEDTPQGRNSDHGEDEVIAVSEKVIVKLEDLVKWVHSDFSKWRCGLQAGPVKTEALGRNGQKEALLKYRQSTLNSGLNFKDVLKEKADLGEDEEETNVIVLSYPQYCRYRSMLKRIQDKPSSILMDQFALALGGIAVVSKNPQILYCRDTFDHPTLIENESICDEFAPNLKGRPRKKKSCPQRRDSFSGVKDSNNNSDGKAVAKVKCEARSALTKTKNNHNNCKKVSNEEKPKVAVGEECRADEQAFLVALYKYMKERKTPIERIPYLGFKQINLWTMFQAAQKLGGYETITARRQWKHIYDELGGNPGSTSAATCTRRHYERLILPYERFIKGEEDKPLPPIKPRKQENSSQENENKTKVSGTKRIKHENPKSKKEKENAPKPQDASEVSCSPPQEDLGNTCPAAVFWSPEYMALSLCVCIARVSSEQEKEQETLNHKSIPEPLSAADMKKKTEGYQDFAARPLASRADREKDDDTEQGSNSEKVVEERAEKGAAPPLPAATLAPERDPALIAGAGKQSLSSPTALVDSKPEPKPCCFTESPENELQEASFPSFPTPQPPLANQNEVEDDKLPAMADYIANCTVKVDQLGSDDIQSALKQTPKVLVVQSFDMFKDKDLTGPMNENHGLNYTPLLYSRGNPGIMSPLAKKKLLSQVSGASLSSSYPYGSPPPLISKKKLIAREDLCSGLSQAHHGQTTDHMAVNRPSVIQHVQSFRSKPSEERKIINDIFKHDKLSRSDQHRCSFSKHHHLSNLADSYVLKQEMHEGKDKLLEKRALPHSHMPSFLADFYSSPHLHSLYRHTEHHLHSEQTSKYPSRDIYRESENSSFPSHKHHEKLHVNYLASLHLQDKKSTAAEAPTDDQPTDLSLPKNPHKLTGKVLGLAPSATGPQEGKGGPHFQVIGSQGRDCHPKACRVSPMTMSAPKKYSESLSRSGKPHHVRLENFRKMEGMVHPILHRKMSPQNIGAARPIKRSLEDLDLVIAGKKARAVSPLDTSKEVSGKEKASDQECEGSKAAHGGHPAGGSEGHKLPLSSPIFPGLYSGSLCNSGLNSRLPAGYSHSLQYLKNQTVLSPLMQPLAFHSLVMQRGIFTSPTNSQQLYRHLAAATPVGSSYGDLLHNSIYPLAAINPQAAFPSSQLSSVHPSTKL
- the ARID5B gene encoding AT-rich interactive domain-containing protein 5B isoform X3; amino-acid sequence: MCVNVSGNRCVCSDGHIIYLVLFSPLQWVGSPCGLHGPYIFYKAFQFHLEGKPRILSLGDFFFVRCTPKDPICIAELQLLWEERTSRQLLSSSKLYFLPEDTPQGRNSDHGEDEVIAVSEKVIVKLEDLVKWVHSDFSKWRCGLQAGPVKTEALGRNGQKEALLKYRQSTLNSGLNFKDVLKEKADLGEDEEETNVIVLSYPQYCRYRSMLKRIQDKPSSILMDQFALALGGIAVVSKNPQILYCRDTFDHPTLIENESICDEFAPNLKGRPRKKKSCPQRRDSFSGVKDSNNNSDGKAVAKVKCEARSALTKTKNNHNNCKKVSNEEKPKVAVGEECRADEQAFLVALYKYMKERKTPIERIPYLGFKQINLWTMFQAAQKLGGYETITARRQWKHIYDELGGNPGSTSAATCTRRHYERLILPYERFIKGEEDKPLPPIKPRKQENSSQENENKTKVSGTKRIKHENPKSKKEKENAPKPQDASEVSSEQEKEQETLNHKSIPEPLSAADMKKKTEGYQDFAARPLASRADREKDDDTEQGSNSEKVVEERAEKGAAPPLPAATLAPERDPALIAGAGKQSLSSPTALVDSKPEPKPCCFTESPENELQEASFPSFPTPQPPLANQNEVEDDKLPAMADYIANCTVKVDQLGSDDIQSALKQTPKVLVVQSFDMFKDKDLTGPMNENHGLNYTPLLYSRGNPGIMSPLAKKKLLSQVSGASLSSSYPYGSPPPLISKKKLIAREDLCSGLSQAHHGQTTDHMAVNRPSVIQHVQSFRSKPSEERKIINDIFKHDKLSRSDQHRCSFSKHHHLSNLADSYVLKQEMHEGKDKLLEKRALPHSHMPSFLADFYSSPHLHSLYRHTEHHLHSEQTSKYPSRDIYRESENSSFPSHKHHEKLHVNYLASLHLQDKKSTAAEAPTDDQPTDLSLPKNPHKLTGKVLGLAPSATGPQEGKGGPHFQVIGSQGRDCHPKACRVSPMTMSAPKKYSESLSRSGKPHHVRLENFRKMEGMVHPILHRKMSPQNIGAARPIKRSLEDLDLVIAGKKARAVSPLDTSKEVSGKEKASDQECEGSKAAHGGHPAGGSEGHKLPLSSPIFPGLYSGSLCNSGLNSRLPAGYSHSLQYLKNQTVLSPLMQPLAFHSLVMQRGIFTSPTNSQQLYRHLAAATPVGSSYGDLLHNSIYPLAAINPQAAFPSSQLSSVHPSTKL
- the ARID5B gene encoding AT-rich interactive domain-containing protein 5B isoform X5; amino-acid sequence: MAPNLKGRPRKKKSCPQRRDSFSGVKDSNNNSDGKAVAKVKCEARSALTKTKNNHNNCKKVSNEEKPKVAVGEECRADEQAFLVALYKYMKERKTPIERIPYLGFKQINLWTMFQAAQKLGGYETITARRQWKHIYDELGGNPGSTSAATCTRRHYERLILPYERFIKGEEDKPLPPIKPRKQENSSQENENKTKVSGTKRIKHENPKSKKEKENAPKPQDASEVSCSPPQEDLGNTCPAAVFWSPEYMALSLCVCIARVSSEQEKEQETLNHKSIPEPLSAADMKKKTEGYQDFAARPLASRADREKDDDTEQGSNSEKVVEERAEKGAAPPLPAATLAPERDPALIAGAGKQSLSSPTALVDSKPEPKPCCFTESPENELQEASFPSFPTPQPPLANQNEVEDDKLPAMADYIANCTVKVDQLGSDDIQSALKQTPKVLVVQSFDMFKDKDLTGPMNENHGLNYTPLLYSRGNPGIMSPLAKKKLLSQVSGASLSSSYPYGSPPPLISKKKLIAREDLCSGLSQAHHGQTTDHMAVNRPSVIQHVQSFRSKPSEERKIINDIFKHDKLSRSDQHRCSFSKHHHLSNLADSYVLKQEMHEGKDKLLEKRALPHSHMPSFLADFYSSPHLHSLYRHTEHHLHSEQTSKYPSRDIYRESENSSFPSHKHHEKLHVNYLASLHLQDKKSTAAEAPTDDQPTDLSLPKNPHKLTGKVLGLAPSATGPQEGKGGPHFQVIGSQGRDCHPKACRVSPMTMSAPKKYSESLSRSGKPHHVRLENFRKMEGMVHPILHRKMSPQNIGAARPIKRSLEDLDLVIAGKKARAVSPLDTSKEVSGKEKASDQECEGSKAAHGGHPAGGSEGHKLPLSSPIFPGLYSGSLCNSGLNSRLPAGYSHSLQYLKNQTVLSPLMQPLAFHSLVMQRGIFTSPTNSQQLYRHLAAATPVGSSYGDLLHNSIYPLAAINPQAAFPSSQLSSVHPSTKL